In the Lepus europaeus isolate LE1 chromosome 18, mLepTim1.pri, whole genome shotgun sequence genome, one interval contains:
- the LOC133746770 gene encoding prolyl hydroxylase EGLN3-like, protein MPLSHIMSQDLEKIAMDYIMPCLHEVGFCYLDNFLGKVVGNCVLERVKQLHCEGALRDGQLAGPRAQVSKRHLRGDQITWIGGNEKGCEAISFLLSLIDRLVLYCGSRLGKYYVKERSKAMVACYPGNGTGYVRHVDNPNDDGRCITCIYYLNKNWDAKLHGGILRIFPEGKSFVADVEPIFNRLLFFWSGRRNPHEVQPSYATRYAMTGTLMLKKEQKPKRNSGI, encoded by the coding sequence ATGCCCCTGTCACACATCATGAGCCAGGATCTGGAGAAAATTGCCATGGATTACATCATGCCGTGCCTGCACGAGGTGGGCTTCTGCTACCTGGACAACTTCCTGGGCAAGGTGGTGGGCAACTGCGTGCTGGAGCGCGTGAAGCAGCTGCACTGCGAAGGGGCCCTGCGGGACGGCCAGCTGGCCGGGCCGCGCGCCCAGGTCTCAAAGCGGCACCTGCGCGGCGACCAGATCACGTGGATCGGGGGCAACGAGAAGGGCTGCGAGGCCATCAGCTTCCTCCTGTCCCTCATCGACAGGCTAGTCCTGTACTGCGGAAGCCGCCTGGGCAAATACTACGTCAAGGAGAGGTCCAAGGCAATGGTGGCATGCTATCCAGGAAATGGAACAGGTTATGTTCGCCACGTGGACAATCCCAATGATGACGGCCGCTGTATCACCTGCATCTACTACCTGAACAAGAACTGGGATGCCAAGCTACATGGTGGGATCCTGAGGATATTTCCAGAAGGGAAGTCGTTCGTAGCAGATGTGGAGCCCATTTTCAATAGACTGCTGTTCTTCTGGTCGGGCCGCAGGAATCCACATGAGGTGCAGCCTTCCTATGCCACCAGATACGCCATGACTGGTACTTTGATGCTGAAGAAAGAGCAGAAGCCAAAAAGAAATTCGGGAATTTAA